From SAR202 cluster bacterium, one genomic window encodes:
- a CDS encoding alpha-hydroxy-acid oxidizing protein — protein sequence MLDKSRLVNIYDYEAVAKKTLPKEQYDFIAGGATDEITLRRTRAVYESILLKPRVLTDVSHIDTSTSVLGHPIKFPIMLDPAGAHKRAHPDAEIATVKAAGAEGTLMVVSSAASHTLEEVSKHATGPIWFQQYIYRDPGLTKEMMQRAEEAGYSVICLTLDSKVKPKRERNIRNKYVSDSPPNYAGLKLKPYSWEFTPDAPAGLNDIRDPGASWKDLDWVLSNTTMPVIVKGIMTGEDARLCAEHGVKGLIVSNHGARQLDTTFATIEVLPEVVDASDGKLEVYLDGGIRRGTDIFKALALGAKAVLIGRPLFWGLAVGGEEGLRSVLQMLREELEITMAMCGTPDLESIDRSFVGTTSPLMAALSNIGGLRPPIA from the coding sequence ATGCTGGACAAGTCACGCCTGGTCAACATTTACGATTACGAGGCAGTCGCGAAGAAGACGCTGCCCAAGGAGCAGTACGATTTCATCGCCGGCGGGGCGACGGACGAGATAACGCTGCGCCGGACTCGCGCGGTCTACGAGTCGATTTTGCTGAAGCCCAGGGTGCTGACAGACGTAAGCCACATCGATACGTCGACCAGCGTTTTGGGGCATCCTATCAAGTTCCCGATCATGCTGGACCCGGCCGGGGCACACAAGCGGGCGCACCCGGACGCCGAGATAGCGACGGTGAAGGCGGCGGGCGCGGAGGGGACGCTGATGGTTGTCAGCTCGGCGGCGAGCCACACGCTGGAGGAGGTGTCGAAGCACGCTACAGGGCCGATATGGTTCCAGCAGTACATCTATCGCGATCCTGGACTGACCAAAGAGATGATGCAGCGGGCGGAGGAGGCGGGGTACAGCGTTATATGCCTGACACTGGACTCCAAGGTGAAGCCCAAGCGGGAGCGGAACATTCGAAACAAGTATGTGAGCGACTCGCCGCCCAACTATGCGGGGCTGAAGCTGAAGCCGTATTCGTGGGAGTTCACGCCCGACGCTCCGGCAGGGCTCAACGACATTCGCGACCCGGGGGCTAGCTGGAAGGACCTGGACTGGGTGCTGTCCAACACGACGATGCCGGTTATCGTGAAGGGAATTATGACAGGGGAGGACGCCAGACTGTGCGCCGAGCATGGTGTAAAGGGACTGATAGTGTCCAACCACGGAGCGCGGCAGCTAGACACGACCTTCGCGACTATCGAGGTGCTGCCGGAGGTGGTGGACGCATCGGACGGGAAGCTGGAGGTGTATCTGGACGGGGGGATTCGCCGAGGGACGGATATATTCAAGGCGCTGGCGTTGGGGGCCAAGGCGGTGCTCATTGGCAGGCCGTTGTTCTGGGGGCTGGCGGTGGGAGGCGAGGAGGGCCTGCGGTCGGTCTTGCAGATGCTTAGGGAGGAGCTGGAGATAACCATGGCTATGTGCGGGACGCCGGACCTGGAGAGCATTGACCGCAGCTTTGTGGGCACCACGTCGCCGTTGATGGCGGCGCTGTCGAACATCGGCGGGCTGAGGCCGCCCATCGCGTAG
- a CDS encoding zinc ABC transporter substrate-binding protein produces MIIVISRLLVILTLAATVFALACGDDSNSDGTKLKVVTTVSPITSIAENIGGERIRVEGIVPEGVNSHTFEPAPSVARLLSEADLIVVNGLFLEEPTLEMAEANKKASAQVLLLGDNTISRGEWAFDFSFPESEGHPNPHLWPDPMLGLRYAELIHGKLVEMDPENKEYYDANLAEFRERIVDYDRMIKEAIASIPSQNRKLLTYHDSWAYFARRYGMEVVGAAQPADFSEPSAREVANLIDQVRDLKLPAVFGSEVFPSPVLQQIAREGGARFVDSLRDDDLPGAPGDARHSYLGLISQNMEIMVEALGGDKSKLSGLDPSPVFEGSSGAVYPQ; encoded by the coding sequence ATAATAATAGTGATTAGCCGACTCCTGGTCATACTTACCCTGGCCGCGACCGTTTTTGCGCTGGCGTGTGGAGACGATAGCAATAGTGACGGGACGAAGCTGAAGGTGGTGACGACGGTGTCGCCGATAACGAGCATTGCGGAGAACATTGGGGGGGAGAGAATTAGAGTGGAGGGGATTGTGCCGGAGGGGGTGAACTCGCATACGTTTGAGCCTGCGCCTTCGGTGGCGAGGCTGCTGTCGGAGGCGGACTTGATTGTGGTGAACGGACTGTTTTTAGAGGAGCCGACGCTGGAGATGGCGGAGGCGAACAAGAAGGCCTCTGCGCAGGTGTTGCTGCTTGGGGACAACACTATCAGCAGGGGTGAGTGGGCCTTCGACTTCAGCTTTCCCGAGTCGGAGGGACACCCCAACCCGCACCTGTGGCCCGACCCTATGCTGGGGCTGCGGTACGCCGAACTTATTCACGGCAAGCTGGTGGAGATGGACCCGGAAAACAAAGAATACTACGACGCGAACCTGGCGGAGTTTCGGGAGCGCATTGTGGACTACGATAGGATGATCAAGGAGGCAATCGCCAGCATACCATCGCAGAACCGGAAGCTGCTGACCTACCACGACTCGTGGGCGTATTTCGCGAGGCGGTACGGGATGGAGGTGGTGGGAGCGGCGCAGCCCGCCGACTTCTCGGAGCCGTCGGCGAGGGAGGTGGCGAATCTGATAGACCAAGTAAGGGATCTGAAATTACCGGCGGTGTTCGGGTCGGAGGTGTTTCCGAGTCCGGTGCTGCAACAGATCGCCAGAGAAGGCGGGGCCAGGTTTGTCGACAGCCTGCGGGACGACGACCTGCCCGGCGCGCCGGGGGATGCCAGACATTCGTACCTGGGTCTGATATCGCAGAACATGGAGATTATGGTCGAGGCCCTGGGGGGCGACAAGAGCAAGCTGTCGGGGCTGGATCCCAGCCCGGTGTTCGAAGGGTCGAGCGGCGCGGTGTACCCGCAATAG
- a CDS encoding alpha-hydroxy-acid oxidizing protein, with translation MAENLINLFEYEAEAKKRMPSLEYQRIAGGAGEEFTLRRNREIYGTIMLRPKMLTDVSSVKTATTVLGHKMSFPVMLAPAGFHARAHKDGEVASVRAAGAEGVVMMLSSAALKTMEEVALAGAGTRWFQQYFFRDKGLNLEFANRAEKAGYKAICVTVDSKARPKRDRDLRNSNASLTLPNYKGLGLKENGEGSKVLFDIRDPGATFEDLEWLASKTRLPVIPKGVMRGDDARRCVEHGAKAVVVSNHGGGILDTEFSAIEMLPEVVEAVDGKAEVYVDGGIRRGSDIVKALALGARAVLIGRPVFWGLAVAGEEGVRGVLQVLREETQMTMAMCGVADVKAIDLSLIGGVSPLADVLSQPGWRMG, from the coding sequence ATGGCCGAGAACCTGATAAACCTTTTCGAGTATGAGGCCGAGGCCAAGAAGCGGATGCCGAGCCTCGAGTACCAGCGTATCGCCGGCGGAGCGGGGGAGGAGTTCACGCTGCGGCGAAATCGCGAGATTTACGGAACGATTATGCTGCGGCCTAAGATGCTGACGGACGTGAGCAGCGTAAAGACAGCCACCACGGTACTGGGGCACAAGATGTCATTTCCGGTGATGCTGGCGCCAGCAGGGTTCCACGCCCGGGCGCACAAGGACGGGGAGGTGGCGTCGGTGAGGGCGGCGGGAGCGGAGGGCGTGGTGATGATGCTAAGCTCGGCGGCGCTGAAGACGATGGAGGAGGTGGCATTGGCGGGGGCGGGAACGCGATGGTTCCAGCAGTACTTCTTCAGGGACAAAGGGCTAAATCTAGAGTTTGCAAATCGAGCGGAGAAGGCGGGGTACAAGGCTATATGCGTGACGGTGGACTCCAAGGCGCGGCCTAAGCGGGACCGGGACTTGCGGAACAGCAACGCAAGCCTGACGCTGCCCAACTACAAGGGGCTGGGGCTGAAAGAGAACGGCGAGGGGAGCAAGGTTTTATTCGATATTCGAGACCCAGGCGCGACGTTTGAGGACTTGGAGTGGCTGGCGTCGAAGACTCGACTGCCGGTTATTCCCAAGGGCGTGATGCGCGGGGACGACGCGCGGCGGTGCGTGGAGCACGGCGCCAAGGCGGTGGTAGTGTCGAACCATGGCGGAGGCATCCTGGACACCGAATTTTCGGCCATAGAGATGCTGCCGGAGGTGGTGGAGGCGGTGGACGGGAAGGCGGAGGTGTATGTGGATGGAGGGATACGCCGCGGCAGCGACATAGTGAAGGCGCTGGCGTTGGGGGCGAGGGCGGTATTGATTGGGAGGCCGGTGTTCTGGGGGCTGGCGGTAGCCGGTGAGGAGGGAGTACGAGGGGTGCTGCAGGTGCTGCGGGAGGAGACACAGATGACGATGGCGATGTGCGGGGTGGCGGACGTGAAGGCCATTGACCTCAGCCTGATTGGAGGCGTGTCGCCGCTGGCAGACGTGCTGTCGCAGCCGGGGTGGCGGATGGGGTAG
- a CDS encoding transcriptional repressor: MTRHSDTIESLRERGVRLTPQRMLILNIVAHSDDHLGVDEVYGRAKESYPYIDVATVYRTLHLLKKLGVVTEVAIGDRLHFELTDPHRKHHHMVCRACGGAYNLDPAYLKAFRQTLVKEFAFEPDLDNFTVTGVCAKCAKKTGRK; encoded by the coding sequence ATGACAAGACATTCGGATACCATTGAATCTTTGCGGGAGCGGGGAGTACGGCTGACGCCGCAGCGGATGCTGATCCTGAACATAGTGGCGCACAGCGACGATCATCTGGGGGTTGATGAGGTATACGGGAGGGCGAAGGAGTCGTACCCGTATATAGATGTCGCCACGGTTTATCGGACACTGCACTTGCTGAAGAAGCTGGGGGTGGTGACGGAGGTGGCGATTGGGGACCGGCTGCATTTTGAGCTGACGGACCCGCATAGGAAGCATCACCATATGGTGTGCCGGGCGTGCGGGGGCGCGTACAACCTGGACCCGGCCTATCTCAAGGCCTTTCGACAGACGCTGGTCAAGGAGTTCGCTTTTGAGCCGGACCTGGACAATTTTACGGTGACGGGCGTGTGCGCGAAGTGCGCCAAGAAAACTGGGAGGAAATGA